From Solibacillus sp. FSL W7-1464:
TAAATAAAAGGACCTGGTGAATGGTTCAACAGGTCCCTAACTTATTGATATTCTTTTAATTGTAAAAAGGTTAAGTACTCATTTATCAGCATGGAGTCAGCTTCAATCAGCGGCAATGTCACAATGTCCGTGCTTTTCGCTACCCCGAATGCTGCAATCGCAACGAAAAATAAAACACCAACTGCAATAAATGCCGACAGTATTCGGTGTGCTCTTTGCATATCGGGATTGGCTTGTTTTCTGTTTTTGCTGCGTACAAGGCTGAAGAAACGGTTTTTGTTTTCCGGTAAATGAAGCACATGTTCACATGCCAAACAAAGGTATGCTGTATGATGGTCAATCGTTATCGGATTAATCTGAACTGATCTGTTTGTACGGCCGCAGCTTTCACAGCGACAAGTATTATTATTTACCATGGAAAAAACCTCTTTCATCCCTTTCATACACTTATTATAGCACGAATTTTTAGAAAATTCATTCTTTTAACAGAAAAACGCACTTACTTAAAGTAAAGTGCGTCTGCTGGATTATAATGTTTTCACTAACTGTAAAAATTCAGTAAGTGATGTTACTTCATATGTCGGGACAATTTCCGGATTGTGCGGTTTACTTTCGCGGTTAATCCAAACATTGCGCATACCGACACGCGATGATCCTAAAATATCGGTCATTAAATTATCGCCGACCATGATGGCTTCATCTTTAGAAACCTGCGCTTTTTCCATTACAAATTCAAAGATTGAAGCATCCGGTTTCCCCTTACCAAAATCACCTGAAATAATGATATGGTCAAAATACGGGACAATTTCCGGCGTAATCTCCAACTTTAAATTTTGTAAGCTTGGTGCACCGTTCGTTAATAACACAAGCTCGTATTTCCCTTTTAATTCATCCAATACGGCAAATGTGTCTTCATAGAAAAACGGTGCTTTTTTACGTTCTTCTACAAAACGCTCTCCAAGTTCTGCGCCTAATGCTGCATCTTCAATTCCCTCTGCCGCTAAACCTTTTGTCCAAGCTTCAGCCCGATAGGCAGGCACAATTTCTTTCATCTGCTGAAATTGCGGTGTCGGATCATCAAATGTTCCCCAGAGACCTTCAAATGGGTTAATTCCGATTAAAACCGTATAGTCATATGTAGGATAACTTTCATATAGACTGCGCGCTGCCGATCTTACCGCTTCTTCCAATGCTTGAGCGTCGACGTTTTTTTTAGTCGCTGCATAGTCACATGTCTTTTCAAATGCCGTTTTCACTGAATGTTGATCAAATAATAAAGTATCATCTAAATCGAAAATAATTGTTTTGATAGCCATTTTTACGCTCCTAAAATTAATATATGTACCCATATATTTTACCATAGTAAGACGTACAATTTCCGATAATTTTAGATTTTTCTAACTTTTCAATGATATTTGGAATTAAACGATAAAAGCCCCGTCATTCCTTGTTTTTTAATTGTTGCAATAGATTGTTGACACGTGTTTTTTGATTTTCAGTTTCTTCTTTCAGTAACTCAATCTTATAGTCAAAACCATCATCCTTAATATGAACAATATCTCCTTCTTTTAGCTCCGAAGGAATTTCGGTATGATGGATAAGGAGCTGCTCCGTTTCGTTCGGGCGTTTTAAAAAAATCGCATATTCTCCATCAAATCGGTCCAGCGTATACTTATTGTAGTTCACTTACAATCTCCCCTTTCGTATTGACTAGTTGGGCTGCATCACCGCTGTTTAGCCATATTTGCCTTTTCGACCATTCCAGTGTAGCCGTACCTGTTTTTGCATTGGGACCACTCGTAATCGAAAGCTTTTTCCCTGGCGCCAAACTAATATTCGGGAAACTAAATACTTGATCGCCTTCAACGGATTTCAGTTTCCAGCCTTCCAAATTAACTGCTTGATTACTGCTATTCTGGATGACAACAATTTCTTCATGCACATCTTTGCTGATAAGCTCCACTTCACCGCTCTTTATTGAAGCTGGTAACGGTATTGAACTCGTTGCCCCGACACCTGTCCACTGCTGTGCATCTATGTCATATGTTACCCCATCTGTTGTAATCACAATCGTTCCGGCTTCTGCAGTACTATATATTTCACTGTTTGCTTTTTGCAATATATCGATTACTTCTGCATGCGGATGACCGTATTTATTGTCCTGTCCATAGCTTAATATTGTTGCAAGCGGGCTCACTGCTTCTACAAATTCAGGCAAGCTGCTAGTATTCGATCCGTGATGACCTGCTTTTAAAATTGTTGCCTGTACATCGTTGCCTTTTTGTAAAAGCTCCTGCTCTACCCCATGGTCGGCATCTCCCATTAATAAAAACGAAATGTTCTGGTATTCCGCGCGCAGTACGATTGAAGCGTCATTATTATCAGAAGCCGTTTCGTCTGCCGCAAGTACTTCTATAATAAGATTGTCTTCAAGCTGAATTTCATCACCTGCTTCAGGAATCGTAAACTTAATATTTTTAGCTTGAATGAGGCTTAGCATTTCTTCATATGTTTGAGACGTATGTACTTTTCCGGAATCGATAAATTCCTTAATAGAAATGGAATTCAGCACTGAAATCAGGCCACCAATATGATCGGCATCCGGGTGTGTAGCGACTACATAATCCAACCGGTTGACTCCCTGTGCTTTTAAATAGGCGACAACTTCCTTACCGGCACCCTTTACGCCTCCGTCAATCAGCATCGTTTTCCCGTTTGGCGCTTCGATGAAAATGGAATCCCCCTGTCCTACATCAATAAAGTGGACGGCCATTTCTTTTAGTGGCTCTTCGTATGTTTCGGTTGTTTCCGTGCATCCCGCTACGATTAGTAACGTGAATAGTAACAATCCTATTATTTTTTTCATTGCAACAAATCCTTTTCTTTTACTCTCTTACTAGTTTACACAAGTTGATCTCATTATAAAAATCTCCCCTTCGCAGAAAAAAGCAGCGACTTAACCAAAAGAGCCATTTTCCTCTATGAGAAAAATGGCTCTTTTTCGCTGTGCGTAAAAATTGATTTCCATTCCGGGACGCTTTCCGCGGGCGTGAGGCCAACAGGATGTTGGTCACAAAAGCGTTGCCACAGGACGTGGCGTTCTTAGCTTTTGTTCCTAGTCTCAGGCGTCACGCTATTCCCGCAGGAGTCGCCCTTCATTCCAATCAATTTTATAAAATATCCGTTTTTTTAATAAGCTTTTTCAATCAAATATTAAAGATCATCAA
This genomic window contains:
- a CDS encoding MBL fold metallo-hydrolase, which gives rise to MKKIIGLLLFTLLIVAGCTETTETYEEPLKEMAVHFIDVGQGDSIFIEAPNGKTMLIDGGVKGAGKEVVAYLKAQGVNRLDYVVATHPDADHIGGLISVLNSISIKEFIDSGKVHTSQTYEEMLSLIQAKNIKFTIPEAGDEIQLEDNLIIEVLAADETASDNNDASIVLRAEYQNISFLLMGDADHGVEQELLQKGNDVQATILKAGHHGSNTSSLPEFVEAVSPLATILSYGQDNKYGHPHAEVIDILQKANSEIYSTAEAGTIVITTDGVTYDIDAQQWTGVGATSSIPLPASIKSGEVELISKDVHEEIVVIQNSSNQAVNLEGWKLKSVEGDQVFSFPNISLAPGKKLSITSGPNAKTGTATLEWSKRQIWLNSGDAAQLVNTKGEIVSELQ
- a CDS encoding HAD family hydrolase produces the protein MAIKTIIFDLDDTLLFDQHSVKTAFEKTCDYAATKKNVDAQALEEAVRSAARSLYESYPTYDYTVLIGINPFEGLWGTFDDPTPQFQQMKEIVPAYRAEAWTKGLAAEGIEDAALGAELGERFVEERKKAPFFYEDTFAVLDELKGKYELVLLTNGAPSLQNLKLEITPEIVPYFDHIIISGDFGKGKPDASIFEFVMEKAQVSKDEAIMVGDNLMTDILGSSRVGMRNVWINRESKPHNPEIVPTYEVTSLTEFLQLVKTL
- a CDS encoding DUF3006 domain-containing protein; this translates as MNYNKYTLDRFDGEYAIFLKRPNETEQLLIHHTEIPSELKEGDIVHIKDDGFDYKIELLKEETENQKTRVNNLLQQLKNKE
- a CDS encoding DNA polymerase III subunit delta, which encodes MVNNNTCRCESCGRTNRSVQINPITIDHHTAYLCLACEHVLHLPENKNRFFSLVRSKNRKQANPDMQRAHRILSAFIAVGVLFFVAIAAFGVAKSTDIVTLPLIEADSMLINEYLTFLQLKEYQ